From one Triticum urartu cultivar G1812 chromosome 3, Tu2.1, whole genome shotgun sequence genomic stretch:
- the LOC125547531 gene encoding G-type lectin S-receptor-like serine/threonine-protein kinase SD2-5: MKVKSSSVRRVVAILAPVVGFILLSILFLGTYFIRKRRTQRKYEMEMEEEFGELQGTPMRFTFQQLNAATEQFADKLGEGGFGSVFKGQFGDERIAVKRLDRAGQGKKEFSAEVQTIGSIHHINLVRLIGFCAEKSHRLLVYEYMPKGSLDRWIYHQHDNDSPPLNWSTRCKIITHIAKGLAYLHEECMKKIANLDIKPQNILLDDDFNAKLSDFGLCKLIDRDMSQVFTKMRGTPGYLAPEWLTSQITEKADVYSFGVVVMEVISGRKNLDNSRSEESIHLITQLEEKIDCKRRPKMSEVVKVLEGAMNAESNIDHNFVATYQVYFSAAGNVVSSVPPLAPHVSGPR, encoded by the exons ATGAAAGTGAAATCCTCCTCTGTAAGAAGAGTTGTAGCAATTTTAGCTCCTGTAGTTGGCTTCATTTTGCTTAGCATCTTGTTCCTCGGCACCTATTTTATACGTAAACGAAGAACACAACGAAAATATGAGATGGAGATGGAGGAAGAGTTTGGGGAGCTACAAGGAACACCAATGAGGTTCACATTTCAGCAGCTAAATGCAGCAACCGAGCAATTCGCAGACAAGCTCGGGGAAGGAGGATTTGGGTCTGTTTTCAAGGGTCAATTTGGTGATGAAAGGATTGCAGTAAAACGTTTGGATCGAGCGGGTCAGGGCAAAAAAGAATTTTCTGCAGAGGTTCAAACAATTGGCAGCATTCATCATATTAATTTGGTCAGATTAATTGGTTTCTGTGCAGAGAAATCGCATAGGCTCTTGGTATATGAGTACATGCCAAAAGGATCCTTGGATAGATGGATCTATCATCAACATGACAATGATTCACCTCCCCTGAATTGGAGCACGCGGTGCAAGATTATCACTCACATAGCTAAGGGTCTCGCTTATCTTCATGAGGAGTGCATGAAAAAGATTGCCAATTTGGATATCAAACCACAAAACATCCTCTTAGATGATGACTTCAATGCTAAACTTTCTGATTTTGGACTATGCAAGCTCATTGACAGGGATATGAGTCAAGTGTTTACCAAAATGAGAGGCACACCTGGATATTTAGCTCCTGAATGGTTGACATCACAGATCACGGAAAAGGCTGATGTCTATAGCTTTGGTGTTGTGGTCATGGAAGTCATCAGCGGAAGAAAGAACCTCGACAATTCTCGATCCGAAGAGAGCATCCATCTCATCACCCAATTGGAGGAAAAG ATTGATTGCAAAAGAAGGCCTAAAATGTCTGAGGTAGTCAAGGTCTTGGAAGGTGCCATGAATGCAGAGAGCAACATTGATCATAACTTCGTTGCAACATATCAAGTGTATTTCAGCGCTGCTGGAAATGTGGTCTCATCGGTTCCACCTCTAGCTCCACATGTATCAGGTCCCAGGTGA